In Geobacillus kaustophilus, a genomic segment contains:
- a CDS encoding DUF2935 domain-containing protein, which translates to MQFYYGPHMPLRVLDEIEFWKHQEEEHTVVIRELVSGLEAPYVEALKKWEEALSAAHQHAVRYIESVVRAGHYVPEQLHQQVLHFVSYCLEQSLQFIELCRQIKTRSKAVSENPTAKVVLDHIIRESEYFVGIAQLLLYGTYSTSAASRTDLSAPLYDEK; encoded by the coding sequence GTGCAATTTTACTACGGTCCACACATGCCGCTGCGCGTTTTGGATGAGATTGAATTCTGGAAGCACCAAGAGGAAGAACATACGGTCGTCATTCGCGAGCTTGTGTCTGGATTGGAAGCGCCATATGTAGAAGCGTTGAAAAAATGGGAGGAGGCGCTTTCGGCTGCACATCAGCACGCGGTCCGTTATATCGAATCGGTCGTTCGGGCCGGCCATTATGTTCCTGAACAACTGCATCAACAAGTGCTCCATTTTGTGTCGTACTGCCTAGAGCAGAGCCTTCAGTTCATCGAATTATGCCGGCAAATCAAAACCCGCAGCAAGGCCGTCAGCGAAAACCCGACCGCCAAGGTGGTGCTCGATCACATCATTCGCGAATCGGAGTATTTTGTCGGCATCGCACAGTTGTTGCTGTATGGGACTTATTCCACATCGGCTGCATCGCGAACGGATTTATCCGCGCCGTT
- a CDS encoding RNA polymerase sigma factor, producing MVHGKEDNRVNWIEQLCLSTWESVYRLIYFKVQNREEAENITQETYVRAIPYLQKNRVSPDKQMAFLKTVALNIIRDRWRQHQRRGTTADLEAISPKEAALEDPAEWSVQRMAIEKALNELNEEQRTVIELRIMKGYSVAETAQIMKKKETTIRVMQHRALQSLTRILHDRTK from the coding sequence ATGGTTCATGGGAAAGAAGACAACCGCGTCAACTGGATCGAACAGTTATGCCTTTCCACTTGGGAGTCAGTTTACCGATTGATCTATTTTAAGGTCCAAAACCGTGAAGAAGCAGAAAACATCACACAAGAAACGTATGTCAGAGCCATCCCCTATTTACAAAAAAATCGTGTCTCTCCTGATAAACAGATGGCCTTTCTAAAAACAGTAGCCTTGAATATCATCCGGGATCGCTGGAGGCAGCACCAACGGCGGGGAACTACGGCTGATTTGGAAGCCATTTCTCCAAAAGAGGCTGCCCTTGAGGATCCTGCAGAATGGAGTGTACAGCGCATGGCGATTGAAAAAGCGTTAAATGAACTCAACGAAGAGCAACGCACCGTGATCGAACTAAGAATTATGAAAGGATATTCCGTCGCTGAAACCGCCCAAATCATGAAGAAAAAAGAAACAACCATTCGCGTCATGCAGCATCGAGCATTGCAGTCTCTGACTCGCATTCTACATGACCGTACGAAATGA
- a CDS encoding LolA family protein → MHDNEHRLSDYIDQLNAEKKPKDHGYPTADPELQELFHTVRLVRILREPAMPEQDFPAKLIRTVTDQLVPTKPKKKKRAWMASIAGIAAMLTLLLLIHFASLFDHPNIVKAMEKAFQDVNAYHGFLEIVETNAQGKTTTQAKLEIWADKHGRYYIQELEGSNKGVITVNNGQTKWQIRPSEKQVHRFPAFPDPYRFAFELGNEIKGIKQAISTNIIGEEKAANRPSWIVEVTPQGGEPYRIWIDKETHLPLQKQYAMQHGIQYKITYTKIEWNLAIPEKLLAYHVPKGFQEINQNTEQIVTSIDEAKEAVGFLPEVVEQIPSGYVQDRIAIVPDKKLIKIYYRALDKEIVIIQGKATGEWKLAPTAMVGKIHHQTAEIQSPVVEESGVLGAGGPYAGLTNLHSIRWRQNGFEYAVVGHASLEDLIAFTKELTNGAFEMPTHKDPFPFKPQVEVPVDLEREKNDQKNVDAGSSPWKLDPVFVAQVFVSLQMSPGGITGDYPIRYEDLRIIQNNGKEAIVEVNAHNTPIKRVYLKRLIRQDATGIWTVVGYDPAP, encoded by the coding sequence ATGCATGACAACGAACATCGATTATCCGATTATATCGATCAGTTGAACGCCGAGAAAAAACCAAAAGACCATGGATATCCAACGGCAGATCCTGAGTTGCAAGAACTGTTTCATACAGTCAGGCTTGTTCGCATCCTTAGGGAGCCTGCCATGCCGGAGCAGGATTTTCCAGCTAAACTGATTCGTACAGTCACTGATCAGCTAGTGCCCACAAAACCGAAAAAGAAAAAACGAGCCTGGATGGCCAGCATCGCCGGCATCGCGGCTATGTTGACCCTATTGCTGCTGATCCATTTCGCTTCACTCTTTGACCATCCCAACATTGTAAAGGCGATGGAAAAAGCCTTTCAAGACGTCAACGCCTACCATGGATTTTTGGAAATTGTCGAAACGAATGCCCAAGGCAAGACGACCACACAAGCCAAATTGGAAATTTGGGCCGACAAACACGGACGCTATTATATACAAGAACTGGAGGGTTCAAACAAAGGGGTGATTACCGTCAATAACGGGCAAACGAAATGGCAGATCCGGCCTTCCGAAAAACAAGTTCATCGATTTCCTGCCTTCCCTGATCCGTATCGTTTTGCCTTTGAACTCGGAAACGAAATCAAAGGGATCAAACAAGCCATATCAACGAACATCATCGGGGAAGAGAAGGCAGCCAACCGTCCATCTTGGATTGTCGAAGTCACCCCACAAGGAGGGGAGCCTTATCGGATATGGATTGATAAAGAAACCCATCTTCCGTTGCAAAAACAATATGCGATGCAGCATGGGATCCAATACAAAATCACGTACACGAAAATCGAATGGAACCTCGCTATCCCTGAAAAACTGCTGGCCTACCATGTGCCAAAAGGGTTTCAGGAAATCAACCAAAACACGGAACAAATCGTCACCAGCATCGACGAAGCGAAGGAGGCTGTCGGATTTCTGCCTGAAGTGGTCGAACAGATTCCGTCCGGCTACGTCCAAGACCGCATCGCGATCGTACCGGACAAAAAATTGATCAAAATCTATTACCGGGCACTGGACAAAGAGATCGTCATCATCCAAGGAAAAGCCACCGGCGAATGGAAACTTGCCCCAACCGCAATGGTAGGGAAAATCCATCACCAGACTGCTGAAATTCAATCGCCGGTTGTGGAAGAGTCAGGCGTGCTCGGGGCAGGCGGACCGTATGCCGGCCTGACGAACCTCCATTCCATCCGCTGGCGGCAAAATGGGTTTGAATATGCCGTCGTCGGCCATGCCTCTTTGGAGGACTTGATCGCATTCACCAAAGAGCTGACGAACGGAGCCTTTGAAATGCCGACACACAAGGATCCATTCCCGTTCAAGCCGCAGGTGGAAGTTCCTGTTGACTTGGAACGAGAGAAAAATGACCAAAAAAACGTCGATGCCGGAAGTTCGCCATGGAAATTAGATCCTGTATTTGTGGCTCAAGTGTTTGTCAGCCTGCAAATGTCCCCTGGAGGCATTACCGGAGACTACCCGATTCGTTATGAAGATTTGCGCATTATCCAAAACAATGGAAAGGAAGCCATCGTGGAAGTGAACGCCCATAACACGCCAATCAAGCGGGTATACTTGAAACGACTCATCAGGCAAGATGCGACGGGAATATGGACGGTGGTGGGATATGATCCTGCTCCATAA
- a CDS encoding membrane protein: MKPVIHAFAISIIVHVVYLAATIGIGYWKTKLYKPDVENAWEKADVLQNEVVFGQTGAPMVYLVSFIGVAAVSALVMHVYQMVRG, encoded by the coding sequence ATGAAACCCGTTATTCACGCTTTCGCCATTTCGATCATCGTTCATGTGGTGTATTTGGCAGCAACCATTGGCATAGGGTATTGGAAAACGAAGCTTTATAAGCCCGATGTGGAGAATGCTTGGGAGAAAGCGGACGTGTTGCAAAATGAGGTTGTGTTTGGCCAAACGGGGGCGCCGATGGTATATTTGGTTTCGTTTATAGGAGTGGCGGCGGTCAGCGCCTTGGTGATGCATGTGTACCAAATGGTTCGCGGCTAA
- a CDS encoding MBL fold metallo-hydrolase, with protein sequence MLLDKVIKKRFETETVQNVRIAKGTAMFQGVRLTVRCFVIDDVLIDTGAKSMENEFTSFFQQQDINQVVITHFHEDHTGCAAFLQRKMGLPIYMNERMIDYCRQKADYPLYRKVFWGKREPFAAKPIGATFSSRNATWDVIPTPGHSIDHVAFLNRETGQLFSGDLYCQEKTKVILREENIPAIIASLQHVLMYDFGGVFCAHAGYLPNGREALQRKLDYLLELQGTIIDLYEKGTPSKQIQAILFPKKYPIVFFSGGEWDSLHIIRSVIQEYETKQAS encoded by the coding sequence ATGCTGCTCGATAAAGTGATCAAAAAGCGGTTTGAAACCGAGACGGTGCAAAACGTGCGCATCGCCAAGGGAACGGCGATGTTTCAAGGCGTTCGGCTCACTGTTCGCTGCTTTGTCATCGATGACGTGCTGATTGACACCGGCGCTAAATCGATGGAAAACGAATTCACTTCGTTTTTCCAACAACAAGACATCAATCAAGTCGTGATCACCCATTTTCACGAAGACCATACCGGCTGCGCGGCGTTTTTGCAACGAAAGATGGGCTTGCCCATCTATATGAATGAGCGAATGATCGACTACTGCCGCCAAAAAGCGGACTATCCGCTTTATCGAAAAGTGTTTTGGGGCAAGCGCGAACCGTTTGCCGCCAAGCCCATCGGCGCGACGTTTTCCTCGCGAAACGCAACGTGGGACGTCATCCCGACGCCGGGCCATTCCATCGACCATGTGGCGTTTTTGAACCGCGAAACGGGACAGCTGTTCAGCGGCGACTTGTACTGTCAAGAGAAAACGAAAGTCATCTTGCGCGAGGAAAACATCCCGGCGATCATCGCTTCCTTGCAACACGTGTTGATGTACGATTTCGGCGGCGTCTTTTGTGCTCACGCCGGCTATCTCCCGAACGGGCGCGAGGCGTTGCAGCGGAAGCTTGACTATTTGCTTGAACTGCAAGGAACGATCATCGATTTATACGAAAAAGGAACACCGTCCAAACAAATCCAAGCGATTTTGTTTCCGAAAAAATACCCGATCGTCTTTTTCTCGGGCGGAGAGTGGGACTCGCTCCATATCATCCGGTCGGTCATTCAGGAATATGAGACGAAACAAGCGAGCTGA
- a CDS encoding NAD(P)/FAD-dependent oxidoreductase: MKSCIVIGAGILGASVAYHLAKEGATVMIIDRGDKGQATDAAAGIVCPWLSQRRNQKWYRLAKGGAKFYPFLMEELESYGETETGYARVGALWLHTDEQKLEQMEERALQRREDAPEMGEIVRLHPQEAKELFPPLAGEHHALYVSGAARVNGRAVRDALMNAAQKRGAAYIRGNARILFEGSRVIGVEVNEAKYTAEAVIVTAGVWAGELLEPLGVRFAVSPQKGQIVHLEWGADETGRWPVVMPPNNQYMLAFPGGRIIIGTTHEDEAGMDIRATAGGIHEILDKALAVAPGLSACTYVETRVGFRPRTPGFLPVFGAIPRFFGLYVANGLGSSGLTVGPYLGKELAKLVIGLPTELDPSDYDVANAIAPIIP, translated from the coding sequence ATGAAGTCATGCATCGTCATTGGAGCCGGCATTTTAGGGGCCTCTGTCGCCTACCATTTGGCGAAAGAAGGCGCAACAGTCATGATCATCGACCGCGGCGACAAGGGCCAAGCGACCGATGCGGCGGCGGGAATCGTGTGCCCTTGGCTGTCGCAGCGCCGCAACCAAAAATGGTATCGGTTGGCGAAAGGCGGGGCGAAATTTTATCCTTTCCTCATGGAAGAACTGGAATCATACGGGGAAACAGAAACCGGTTACGCACGCGTCGGGGCGCTATGGCTGCACACGGACGAACAGAAACTGGAACAGATGGAGGAGCGCGCTCTCCAACGGCGCGAAGACGCGCCAGAAATGGGAGAGATCGTGCGGCTTCATCCCCAAGAGGCAAAGGAGCTGTTTCCGCCGCTTGCCGGTGAGCATCATGCCTTGTATGTCAGCGGCGCCGCCCGAGTGAACGGTCGGGCGGTGCGAGACGCCCTCATGAATGCTGCTCAAAAGCGCGGCGCCGCCTACATCCGCGGAAACGCCCGGATCCTGTTTGAAGGCTCCCGCGTCATCGGCGTGGAAGTCAATGAAGCGAAATACACGGCCGAAGCCGTCATCGTCACGGCCGGCGTGTGGGCTGGCGAACTGCTCGAACCGCTGGGCGTTCGGTTTGCCGTCAGCCCGCAAAAAGGACAAATCGTTCATCTCGAATGGGGGGCGGACGAGACCGGCCGATGGCCAGTCGTCATGCCGCCGAACAATCAGTATATGCTCGCCTTCCCTGGGGGGCGAATCATCATCGGAACGACCCATGAAGATGAGGCGGGCATGGACATCCGCGCAACCGCAGGCGGCATCCATGAAATATTGGACAAAGCCCTCGCCGTCGCACCGGGGCTGTCGGCGTGCACCTATGTGGAAACACGGGTCGGATTCCGCCCGCGCACGCCCGGATTCCTCCCTGTCTTCGGGGCGATCCCTCGGTTTTTCGGCCTGTACGTCGCCAATGGGCTCGGCTCCTCAGGTCTCACCGTCGGCCCGTATTTAGGAAAAGAGTTGGCGAAACTCGTCATCGGCCTGCCGACAGAACTCGATCCAAGCGATTACGACGTGGCAAACGCCATCGCACCGATCATTCCATGA
- a CDS encoding YpiB family protein, protein MTRWVSYSEKRHFLTTFLQHYRLKHPDARFVLKYLLQHPHLLENVHFTETEQKQARWLIISTAMAEEEGLVFYRRGQKSTSLAAIMGDLALHPNEPLYLTLHFPGKARNFSYLRLIDHQAFENVRRHEQHEKMAKAAEQVLDEALKRHEVSRLKLQIDQALDRKDMELFQKLTEQLKKYEGQS, encoded by the coding sequence ATGACAAGGTGGGTGTCCTATTCAGAAAAGCGGCATTTCTTAACAACGTTTTTGCAACATTATCGCCTAAAGCATCCCGATGCCCGGTTTGTGCTCAAGTATTTGCTTCAGCACCCCCATTTGCTTGAGAACGTCCATTTTACGGAAACCGAGCAAAAGCAGGCGCGGTGGCTGATCATTTCGACCGCGATGGCGGAAGAGGAAGGGCTCGTCTTTTATCGACGCGGTCAAAAAAGCACGAGCCTCGCTGCCATTATGGGTGATTTGGCGCTGCATCCGAACGAACCGCTCTATTTGACGCTTCATTTTCCAGGAAAGGCAAGGAATTTTTCGTACCTTCGGCTTATTGATCATCAAGCGTTTGAAAATGTCAGACGGCACGAGCAGCATGAGAAAATGGCGAAGGCGGCCGAACAAGTGTTGGATGAGGCGCTGAAACGCCACGAAGTGTCGAGGTTGAAACTGCAAATTGACCAGGCGCTTGACCGCAAAGATATGGAGTTGTTTCAGAAGCTGACGGAACAGTTGAAAAAATATGAAGGACAAAGCTGA
- a CDS encoding malate:quinone oxidoreductase produces the protein MVNMGNKQTTDVILIGAGIMSATLGTLLKELAPEWEIAVFERLEEAGAESSNEWNNAGTGHAALCELNYTVRKSDGSIDISKAIKINEQFYVSLQFWAHLVNSGVLADPKEFIRPLPHMSFVQGEDNVAFLKKRHETMAANPLFKGMEFSDDPKKLAEWVPLMMEDRVVTEPIAATRIESGTDVNFGALTRQLFEHLKRKNVEIRYRHHVEDIKRTSDGLWELKVRNLDTGAVEFHAAKFVFIGAGGGSLHLLQKSGIPEGKGIGGFPVSGLFMVCNNPEVVEKHHAKVYGKAKVGAPPMSVPHLDTRFIDNQKMLLFGPFAGFSPKFLKNGSMLDLFTSIKPHNVLTILAAGVKNMALTNYLIQQVMLSKEQRMQELREFVPTAKSDEWDIVVAGQRVQVIKDTESGGKGTLQFGTEVVHAADGSIAALLGASPGASTAVHVMLEVMEKCFPEQMKEWRPKVKEMIPSYGESLMKNESLLRQVQASTAEALGLNGHFALQLA, from the coding sequence ATGGTAAACATGGGGAACAAACAAACAACGGACGTCATTTTAATCGGCGCTGGCATTATGAGCGCAACGTTGGGGACGCTGCTCAAGGAATTGGCGCCCGAATGGGAGATTGCCGTGTTTGAACGGCTCGAAGAAGCGGGGGCAGAAAGCTCCAACGAGTGGAACAACGCCGGAACCGGACATGCGGCGCTTTGCGAGCTGAACTACACCGTTAGGAAGTCCGATGGGTCGATCGACATCAGCAAAGCCATCAAAATCAATGAGCAGTTTTATGTCTCCTTGCAGTTTTGGGCTCATTTAGTGAACAGCGGGGTGCTCGCGGATCCAAAAGAGTTCATCCGCCCATTGCCGCATATGAGCTTCGTGCAAGGGGAAGACAATGTCGCGTTTTTGAAAAAGCGGCATGAAACGATGGCAGCCAATCCACTATTTAAAGGAATGGAATTTTCTGATGACCCGAAAAAGTTGGCCGAATGGGTGCCGCTCATGATGGAAGATCGGGTTGTGACCGAGCCGATTGCGGCGACGCGGATCGAGTCGGGGACGGACGTCAACTTTGGGGCATTGACGCGCCAATTGTTTGAACATTTGAAACGGAAGAACGTGGAGATCCGCTACCGCCATCATGTCGAAGATATCAAACGGACAAGCGATGGCTTATGGGAGTTGAAGGTGCGGAATTTGGACACGGGCGCCGTGGAGTTTCATGCGGCCAAGTTTGTCTTCATCGGCGCCGGAGGAGGCAGCCTCCATCTGTTGCAAAAATCTGGCATTCCAGAAGGGAAAGGGATCGGCGGCTTCCCGGTGAGCGGACTGTTTATGGTGTGCAACAACCCAGAGGTTGTGGAAAAGCACCACGCGAAAGTGTACGGCAAAGCGAAAGTCGGCGCGCCGCCGATGTCGGTGCCGCACTTGGACACGCGGTTTATCGATAATCAAAAAATGCTGCTGTTTGGGCCGTTTGCGGGTTTTTCGCCGAAGTTTTTGAAAAACGGGTCGATGCTCGACCTGTTCACCTCGATCAAGCCGCACAACGTATTGACGATATTGGCCGCTGGTGTGAAAAATATGGCCTTGACCAACTATTTGATCCAGCAGGTGATGTTATCGAAAGAACAGCGCATGCAAGAGCTGCGTGAATTCGTCCCAACGGCGAAAAGCGACGAGTGGGACATCGTCGTTGCGGGTCAGCGTGTGCAAGTGATTAAAGACACAGAATCTGGCGGCAAAGGGACTTTGCAATTTGGCACGGAAGTCGTCCATGCGGCCGATGGCTCGATCGCGGCGTTGCTCGGCGCTTCGCCAGGTGCATCAACAGCGGTTCACGTCATGCTTGAAGTGATGGAGAAATGCTTCCCGGAACAGATGAAAGAATGGCGGCCGAAAGTGAAAGAAATGATTCCGTCCTACGGCGAATCATTGATGAAAAACGAATCGCTTTTGCGCCAAGTGCAAGCGTCTACAGCGGAAGCGCTCGGATTAAACGGCCACTTTGCGCTGCAGTTGGCGTAA
- a CDS encoding TetR family transcriptional regulator — MPIVTYTFYSIVSERSGVRLMDADWSDRCGWIVVQRSRRRLECVVNGTVLHPDVSVRFPIIRWVDSERFLLADARSDGKRDNVFLLDLHGRVRHSFCGGDGIEDIAVGKEGIWISYFDEGVFGKGISTEGLVLFRFDGSPAFKYHSHLTDRPMIIDCYAICKGKSSTLWLFPYDDFSLIHVDPCAKAVERYKAPEQLRGSTALCVRGNYAYFGSSYHSKEGLYSWNVRSGKLEKIGCIHGAARGLGPKETSHFLSVEDDAARVHMILNPDEYEQSL, encoded by the coding sequence TTGCCAATCGTCACCTATACTTTCTATTCGATTGTTTCCGAACGAAGTGGGGTTCGGCTGATGGATGCGGATTGGAGCGACCGGTGCGGATGGATCGTTGTGCAAAGAAGCCGCCGACGGTTGGAGTGCGTCGTGAATGGAACTGTTCTCCATCCGGACGTCTCTGTGCGTTTTCCCATCATTCGATGGGTCGACAGCGAGCGGTTTTTGCTGGCGGATGCGAGAAGCGATGGGAAGCGCGATAATGTGTTTTTGCTCGATCTGCACGGCCGTGTCCGGCATTCCTTTTGCGGCGGCGACGGGATTGAAGATATAGCGGTTGGAAAAGAAGGGATATGGATCAGCTACTTTGATGAAGGGGTTTTTGGCAAAGGAATTTCTACGGAAGGATTGGTTTTGTTTCGATTTGATGGTTCCCCGGCCTTCAAATATCATTCCCATTTAACGGATCGTCCCATGATCATTGACTGCTATGCGATTTGTAAAGGGAAATCCTCGACATTGTGGCTCTTTCCTTACGACGATTTTTCGCTTATTCATGTGGATCCTTGCGCAAAGGCGGTGGAGAGATACAAAGCGCCCGAGCAGCTGCGCGGATCGACCGCTCTATGTGTGAGGGGGAACTATGCGTATTTTGGCAGTAGCTATCATTCGAAGGAGGGACTGTACAGCTGGAACGTCAGAAGCGGGAAGCTGGAGAAAATCGGGTGCATTCATGGGGCGGCTAGAGGACTGGGACCAAAGGAAACGAGCCACTTTCTGAGTGTCGAGGATGATGCAGCGAGAGTGCATATGATCCTCAATCCAGACGAATATGAGCAGTCATTGTAA
- a CDS encoding restriction endonuclease translates to MTKWWMIRAGDRNELIPLWLEKGIASIGWARLGDPKNFRSKEQLQRKADEVFAEAKPKSRTSWVNQVWRFAHEIKKGDRVITYSKEKREYIVGTATEEHRYDPSIGYSYYPNIIRVKWENATVPRDSLSDGAKNSLGSTLTVFRVDEWGDEIEQRLYSQPFSKPRDELEEGETGEIVEDLVGKALMMIQDKVDKLDPWQMQDLVAGLLQAMGYNVQVSPRGPDGGVDVLAYKDAFGFEKPVIKVQVKHRKSAASAPEIQQLLGANPIDANCLFVSTGGFTSHAEAVAKHNSVKLIDLEELVNLIVHWYENMPNDARALLPLQKIYIPE, encoded by the coding sequence GTGACAAAATGGTGGATGATCCGCGCGGGCGACCGCAATGAGCTGATTCCGCTTTGGCTGGAAAAGGGCATCGCATCGATCGGTTGGGCGAGATTGGGCGATCCCAAGAACTTTCGGTCGAAAGAACAGCTGCAGCGAAAAGCGGATGAAGTGTTCGCCGAGGCAAAACCAAAATCGAGAACCAGTTGGGTGAACCAAGTATGGCGTTTTGCCCATGAAATCAAAAAAGGCGACCGTGTGATCACATATTCGAAGGAGAAAAGGGAGTACATTGTTGGAACCGCGACAGAAGAGCATCGTTACGATCCCTCCATCGGGTATTCCTATTATCCGAACATCATCCGTGTAAAATGGGAAAATGCCACAGTTCCAAGGGATTCGTTGTCAGACGGAGCGAAGAACAGTTTGGGTTCGACGCTGACGGTTTTTCGAGTGGATGAATGGGGCGATGAAATCGAGCAGCGTTTATACAGTCAACCATTCTCAAAACCTCGGGATGAACTTGAAGAGGGGGAAACGGGAGAAATCGTCGAAGACCTTGTTGGAAAAGCGTTGATGATGATCCAAGACAAAGTGGACAAGCTTGATCCGTGGCAAATGCAAGATTTAGTAGCGGGCTTGCTTCAAGCGATGGGGTACAACGTGCAAGTGAGCCCGAGAGGCCCTGATGGCGGTGTGGATGTGTTGGCCTATAAGGACGCGTTTGGCTTTGAAAAACCTGTGATCAAGGTGCAAGTGAAGCATCGCAAAAGCGCCGCCTCGGCTCCGGAAATCCAGCAGCTTCTCGGAGCCAACCCGATTGATGCCAATTGCCTGTTTGTCTCAACAGGCGGGTTCACTTCCCATGCAGAGGCAGTCGCCAAACATAATTCTGTGAAACTGATTGATTTGGAAGAGCTGGTCAACTTGATTGTCCATTGGTATGAGAACATGCCAAATGATGCGAGAGCGCTGCTGCCGCTGCAGAAAATTTATATTCCCGAATAA
- a CDS encoding DUF3578 domain-containing protein has translation MSLHDLFREVMVIYEQDKQEKLSKERRTFQLVTRAIPEALKALPFLPPDRYVVKGSVGQGNWTDVPWVAVMDQEATDSTQRGYYIAYLFSEDMRRLYLTLAQGVTETPKDEMERVKRDIRQHIPTEERVRTDDDIHLGESKRAKDYERSVAVYIAYSFDDLPSDEQLARDLETMIGYYQQYLGDIPEHLPEPQQGVSVLCAKK, from the coding sequence ATGTCATTGCACGATCTGTTCCGTGAAGTGATGGTCATCTACGAGCAAGACAAGCAGGAAAAACTGTCCAAAGAGCGGCGGACGTTTCAGTTGGTGACGCGGGCGATTCCAGAGGCGTTGAAAGCGTTGCCGTTTCTGCCGCCTGACCGGTATGTGGTGAAAGGGTCGGTCGGTCAAGGGAATTGGACCGACGTGCCGTGGGTGGCGGTGATGGATCAAGAGGCGACGGATTCGACACAGCGCGGCTATTATATCGCCTACTTGTTCAGCGAGGATATGCGTCGGCTGTATTTGACGCTCGCCCAAGGGGTGACGGAGACGCCGAAAGACGAAATGGAGCGGGTGAAGCGGGACATTCGCCAACACATTCCCACTGAAGAACGCGTGCGGACGGATGATGACATCCATCTTGGTGAAAGCAAACGGGCGAAAGATTACGAACGGTCGGTGGCGGTGTATATCGCCTATTCGTTTGACGATCTGCCATCCGATGAACAACTCGCGCGCGATCTCGAAACGATGATCGGTTATTACCAACAATATCTTGGAGACATCCCAGAGCATCTTCCCGAGCCGCAACAGGGCGTTAGTGTATTGTGCGCGAAGAAATAG
- a CDS encoding cupin domain-containing protein translates to MHTVSFMPAYPYAYSYPSHAYTPVHYYGRPPVYWPVPYRLERENIKLKDYGPEPFVVQINEAAKQNDTYRTALWTGPHLQVTLMSLNVGEDIGLEIHHHVDQFLRIEQGQGIVRMGKRKDELTLERNVRAGSAIMVPAGTWHNVINTGNVPLKLYSIYAPPQHPRGTVHRTKADALAAE, encoded by the coding sequence ATGCACACCGTTTCTTTTATGCCCGCCTACCCGTATGCTTATTCATATCCGTCCCATGCCTACACGCCTGTGCACTACTATGGAAGGCCGCCTGTTTACTGGCCGGTTCCTTACAGGCTGGAAAGAGAGAACATAAAGCTGAAAGATTACGGGCCGGAGCCGTTTGTCGTTCAGATCAACGAGGCCGCGAAACAAAACGATACGTACCGCACTGCTTTATGGACTGGGCCGCATTTGCAAGTGACGTTGATGAGCCTGAATGTCGGGGAAGATATTGGATTGGAAATTCACCATCACGTCGATCAATTTTTGCGCATTGAACAAGGTCAAGGAATTGTTCGAATGGGCAAGAGGAAAGACGAGTTGACATTGGAAAGAAACGTGCGCGCCGGTTCCGCGATTATGGTTCCAGCTGGAACATGGCACAATGTCATCAACACCGGAAATGTCCCGCTGAAGCTCTATTCCATCTATGCACCTCCGCAGCATCCGCGCGGTACTGTGCACCGAACAAAGGCCGACGCCCTGGCGGCTGAATAG